Proteins co-encoded in one Trueperella abortisuis genomic window:
- a CDS encoding MATE family efflux transporter: protein MAKELTHGHEGKLILLFMLPLLVGNLFQQLYNISDTFIVGRTLGADAVAAVGAVGTLFFLIMGFAQSATVGMTIPMSRHFGAQDLPALRRNFGTSIILSAVLALAITVPSVVFSGDILRLMNTPAHILPEATYFLQVLFAGSIFTVFYNLLANAIRAIGDSITPLIFLILAAALNIGLDLVFILYLGTGVEGAALATVIAQALSVVACVVYIQVRIPVLRIGRSDFRIVKVEAFEQLRLGIPMGFQTSVIALGLIVIQIALNGHGAAAIAAYTVAQRIEQLAMFPFVSFGIAAGVFVAQNYGAGKMERMWVGIRQAIYMSLTYAAVIGTLILVFQHELIGAFFGSGATDEILRLGSLYLWVTVPFYPFLTVLFVNRYSLQSLGNALIPTLAGFIEMGARVATALFIAPIYGYVGIVVCQPLAWIGACLILTLAVHAMKRNLSPRVEPVRMRVEVEEPKVEVAAR, encoded by the coding sequence ATGGCAAAAGAACTCACGCACGGCCATGAAGGAAAACTGATCCTTCTTTTCATGCTTCCCCTTCTCGTGGGGAACCTCTTCCAGCAGCTGTACAACATTTCGGACACGTTCATCGTCGGGCGCACACTCGGCGCTGACGCCGTGGCGGCCGTCGGCGCGGTCGGCACCCTCTTCTTCCTCATCATGGGCTTCGCCCAGTCGGCCACGGTCGGCATGACGATCCCGATGTCGCGTCACTTCGGCGCCCAGGACCTGCCGGCCCTGCGGCGGAACTTCGGCACCTCCATCATCCTGTCGGCTGTGCTCGCGCTCGCCATCACCGTGCCGTCGGTGGTCTTCTCGGGTGACATCCTGCGCCTCATGAACACCCCGGCGCATATTCTCCCGGAGGCCACCTACTTCCTGCAGGTCCTCTTCGCGGGCTCGATCTTCACGGTCTTTTACAACCTGCTGGCCAACGCGATCCGCGCCATCGGCGATTCGATCACGCCGCTGATCTTCCTTATCCTTGCCGCGGCGCTTAACATCGGGCTCGACCTCGTCTTCATCCTCTACCTCGGCACAGGCGTGGAGGGCGCGGCGCTCGCCACTGTGATCGCCCAGGCGCTGTCGGTGGTGGCGTGCGTCGTCTACATCCAGGTCCGCATCCCGGTCCTGCGCATCGGCCGTTCCGACTTCCGCATCGTCAAGGTGGAGGCGTTCGAGCAGCTCCGCCTCGGCATCCCGATGGGATTCCAGACCTCCGTCATCGCCCTCGGCCTCATCGTCATCCAGATCGCCCTCAACGGCCACGGCGCCGCCGCCATCGCCGCCTACACCGTGGCCCAGCGCATCGAGCAGTTGGCCATGTTCCCCTTCGTCTCCTTCGGCATCGCGGCCGGCGTCTTCGTGGCGCAGAACTACGGCGCGGGCAAGATGGAACGCATGTGGGTGGGCATCCGCCAGGCGATCTACATGTCGCTGACCTACGCCGCCGTCATCGGCACCCTCATCCTCGTCTTCCAACACGAGTTGATCGGCGCCTTCTTCGGCTCGGGCGCGACCGACGAGATCCTTCGCCTCGGCTCGCTCTACCTGTGGGTGACGGTCCCGTTCTACCCCTTCCTCACCGTCCTGTTCGTCAACCGTTACTCCCTGCAGTCGCTGGGTAACGCGTTGATCCCCACGCTCGCGGGTTTCATCGAGATGGGTGCCCGCGTGGCCACCGCGCTCTTCATCGCGCCGATTTACGGCTACGTCGGGATCGTCGTGTGTCAACCGCTGGCGTGGATTGGCGCCTGCCTTATTCTCACGCTCGCGGTCCACGCCATGAAGCGGAACCTCTCCCCGCGGGTTGAACCGGTGCGTATGCGCGTCGAGGTCGAGGAGCCCAAAGTTGAAGTCGCAGCCCGCTAA
- a CDS encoding transposase, translating into MRQRIQSRLHGLTVAYPCSGRGTTDGDRGALAAIKACWPTSRLQRCLVHIQRNIRTLTTTRPKTDQHKALYKLALDLTKITTADQAIAWQKGLAAFHTLYDTWLAERTYKATVAPSQIPRFAQNNKSWWYTHHATRRLVRALDGYVKAGVLFTYLDPTTGATSPLASTTNSLEGGTNAVLKTYLRAHRGLSEEHMKTALDYFLYTRSIDPQPLATFINNTPATTKPKPEPEPDGPAYIDNAINTQAPWDDGLTIHQGWAGH; encoded by the coding sequence ATGCGCCAAAGAATCCAAAGCCGCCTACACGGCCTTACTGTCGCGTATCCCTGCTCCGGCCGTGGCACCACCGACGGGGACCGCGGGGCCCTGGCCGCGATCAAGGCCTGCTGGCCTACCAGCCGCCTGCAACGGTGCCTAGTCCACATCCAGCGCAACATCCGCACCCTGACCACCACCCGCCCCAAGACCGACCAGCACAAGGCCCTATACAAACTGGCCTTGGACCTGACCAAGATCACCACCGCCGACCAAGCCATCGCCTGGCAAAAAGGCCTCGCAGCCTTCCACACCCTCTACGACACCTGGCTGGCCGAACGCACCTACAAGGCCACTGTCGCCCCCTCACAGATCCCGCGCTTTGCCCAAAACAACAAGTCCTGGTGGTATACCCACCACGCCACCAGGCGCCTGGTCAGAGCCTTAGACGGCTACGTCAAGGCCGGGGTGCTCTTTACCTACCTCGACCCCACCACAGGCGCGACAAGCCCCCTGGCCTCAACCACGAACTCCTTAGAAGGCGGGACGAACGCCGTGCTGAAGACCTACCTACGAGCCCACCGCGGCCTATCCGAAGAGCACATGAAGACCGCCCTGGACTACTTCCTCTACACCCGCTCCATCGACCCCCAACCCCTGGCCACGTTCATCAACAACACCCCCGCCACCACCAAGCCCAAACCCGAACCTGAGCCCGACGGGCCAGCCTACATCGACAACGCCATCAACACCCAAGCCCCCTGGGACGACGGCCTGACCATCCACCAAGGCTGGGCAGGACACTAA
- the ppk2 gene encoding polyphosphate kinase 2 encodes MSHTDSLSTKLPKLDSHAYDKELRRLQAELVEMQQWVIATGERLVILFEGRDAAGKGSAIKRVTQYLNPRHARVVALPKPTERESTQWYFQRYVAHLPAAGEIVIFDRSWYNRAGVERVMGFASPEEYHRFLRQAPEFERMLVDDGIRILKYWFSVSAEEQEARFRSRSSDPMRRWKLSPIDVESINRWEEYSQAKDAMFAATDTPWARWRTVESEDKKRSRINVIADILREIPWQRIEPEKVEVPKRPVLDEQDSHQRLDRTKYIYVDDVAAKLEKRRVKAAEEKRKAKKKARKAAKKARNVEMVDMVDDERGGSGED; translated from the coding sequence ATGTCCCATACCGATTCCCTCTCCACGAAGCTACCCAAACTAGACTCGCACGCCTACGACAAGGAGCTACGGCGTCTTCAAGCGGAGCTCGTCGAAATGCAACAGTGGGTCATTGCCACCGGCGAGCGTCTCGTCATCCTCTTCGAGGGGCGCGATGCGGCGGGCAAGGGGTCGGCGATCAAACGCGTCACCCAGTATCTAAACCCGCGCCACGCACGCGTCGTCGCGCTCCCCAAACCCACCGAACGCGAATCCACGCAGTGGTACTTCCAACGTTACGTGGCGCACCTGCCCGCGGCAGGAGAGATCGTCATCTTCGACCGCTCGTGGTACAACCGCGCCGGCGTCGAGCGCGTCATGGGTTTCGCCTCTCCGGAGGAATACCACCGCTTCCTGCGCCAGGCCCCCGAGTTTGAGCGGATGCTGGTCGACGACGGGATCCGAATCCTCAAGTACTGGTTCTCGGTGTCAGCCGAGGAACAGGAGGCGCGATTCCGCTCGCGGTCCTCGGACCCGATGCGGCGCTGGAAGCTGTCGCCGATCGACGTCGAGTCAATCAACCGCTGGGAAGAATACTCGCAGGCCAAGGATGCCATGTTTGCCGCAACGGACACGCCGTGGGCGCGCTGGCGCACGGTCGAGTCGGAGGACAAGAAGCGTTCGCGCATTAACGTCATCGCCGACATCCTCCGCGAGATCCCCTGGCAGCGCATCGAGCCGGAGAAGGTGGAGGTACCAAAACGGCCGGTGCTCGACGAGCAGGATTCACACCAGCGGCTGGACCGGACGAAGTACATCTACGTCGACGACGTCGCCGCGAAGCTCGAGAAGCGACGCGTGAAGGCGGCGGAGGAAAAGCGCAAGGCCAAAAAGAAAGCGCGTAAGGCTGCGAAGAAGGCGCGCAACGTGGAGATGGTGGATATGGTGGATGACGAACGCGGCGGCTCGGGCGAGGACTAG